TCGACAATGGGCCGTGTTGATAACTCATCCTGAGCCACGATCTTGAAGAGAATGTGTCCAGCAATGTGGTGACAAGCAGCTAGCTTGACGAACCGCTCGGATTATAATTAGCACGTCTTTACCATATGATGGCACCTTGACTTAGAGACAATAAACCCCAAGACAACGCACCTTGTGGTGAGATAGCCTCTTGGATGAAGCGAGTTGATGGCAGGAGCTTATCAAGGAGTTCCATCTATCTAACACCACCAAGACTCGGCGTTTCGGCTCGCTTGAAATCACCGACATTCTGTCATGGTCATGTTCTGGTGCGACATGATTGAGATACCCAAAAGGCTACCGCCACATCTTGAAGTGTGCAGTTGTAGCCGCAGCAAAATAAACCTTTGAAGGCCTGACGTCTCTTTGAAAAATGCAATGATCAGCTCTGGGTCCCTTCAGGGAGTGACGCAAACAATGACGAAACTACCATCTGATGGGCTTTTCTAAAAAAAGGACACGCAGACTACCATTATGCCGGAACAGCAGATTCATATCTTTAGCAGGGATCTGTGCCACCTGTTGTTCATGTCGTCTTGCGAGCTATAGAGCTGAGGTGACACTGAGAGTGTCAAGACATCCTTGAGAAAATTTCAGGATGTCCAGATATTAGTATCTTGTATTATAAGTGGGAATCGGTACGCAAAACTTATTTACGCCACATGATCTGATCTAACCTAAGTGGTCAAAAGGGTAAATGATGCAGAGTTCAGTGAAGGCTCCACACGCTAGAGATAGGTTGCATTTTCTGAGACTTGGTGGATCTCTCTCCAAGGGGCTGAGATCTACAGAGTATATTTGTTCTCCGGCAACGTCTCTGGTTTGTTATTCATCCGCGATAGAGCCAACGCTATATAAGTCAAAAACTGTCCGTTGCTCAAACCAAGTGTTCATCCACCCAATCATTCAATCTTCACAGCCTGTCTCTCGTTTTATCTGGTCTTTCTATCTTCACGATGTTGTCCCCCCTTTTCTTTACAGCTGCGCTCGCAGCGCCAGCGGTCAACAATTCCTCGTCTTCGGTTTGTGGCGCTGGTTCCTCGATTGGCACATACACCATCAGTGCGAACGACACTATTTACTCCATCGCCACCACTCTCAACCGTGGGGTCTGCCCGCTGGCAAGGTACAATCACTTATCTGACCCCGAGCTTCTTTATCCCGGCGAGGTTCTCTACATCCCCCCTGAAGCTTGTAACACCAACGCTGCAGACACTTCCTGTCTCCTGAGTCTTCAAAATTCGACCACCAATGATTGCATCTTTGGCGGCCCCCACACCTACCGCACCTTTGAAGGTGATACCCTCCGCAAAATCGCTCTGGGCAAGTTCAACATTACCCTCGAGGCCTTGAACAGCTCTGTTGGTCGCATGGCGGGGGTCTCGTCACCCGACGAAACCATTGAACCGAACACATTCATCAAGCTCCCGCAATGTAATCCTAGCTCGTGTGGAATCCAGCCCCTAGAATACGTTTGGGGTACGTACCAGGATCTAGCGGAAGAGTACGGAACAACGCCGGGGCAGATTTTTGCTTTGAATCCGACTTTTAATCATAGTTCTACGGGACCGGGAGTTGGGGGATGGATTACGTTGCCAGTCAATTGCGGGCTAGATGGGGAGACATATACGGTTGTTTCTTAAGTTTTATGTACTATACTTTCGACGGAAAGGTGGAGAATTGACCGTCTGCTTGGGTATAGCCGATAATTTGGGTGGACAAATAGATTATACGTTTCAGATATACGCTATGTACCCAAAGACAACCGAGAAATAGGAGGCCAGAACAGGCATGATATGTGCATAAGTCGTCGTCATGACCGACGACCTCTGTGGTACCAAGTACATTGGGTTTAGATCAGCGAGGcaaaatatattttcatcTCCTCGGGCGTGAACTCGGCTCGGGGGAAATTACCCGCAAGAGGGGGAGTTTGCGAAAGTCCCCACTTGTCCTTATTGCCGATACTCCACTTCGACTCCACCGCAGTAGATCCAGTGCTAATAGCCGCCAGAGATAGATAGGACAGTATAGGAACTTTTTCACCATGACAAATTTGTATCTCTACACCATGCAGTATAGAAATAATGACATTAAGCGGTATATCACTACGGCCAGTATTCGTGGCTTGGTGGTGCGATCATTCCATCGTATGAGTCTGATTTTGCAATGACTTCTACAATATCAAATTGTATGCACCCATAAAAAGCCCAAAATGTCTATAATAACATGCTATCCGTCGCGATTTCAGCCCCATTATTTGCATGGGTAACTACACAGTACAAGAATCTATCATTTCAGATTGTAATTCAGTCCCATACAGGCCCCCAGTAATCATTCTCCCCTTGATATGCCTCATCATACTTCTGGGGCCGAGGGTGATGGTAATCCCTCTGTGATCCTTGCGGCCAGATCGGGATAGCACAGAACTCATCGTCACGATACCCACGACACTCCTTCCACACCGTCCAGTCCAGATAGTCCATTAACTCGCGAATAGTGGAGACCATAGTCCGGGGCTCAGTCTCGTTCCTCACAGCAATTAATGCCGAGCATATCCGGTGATCGACAGCGTATAATGCTCTTTGCGCAAGGGGAGAGTTGCCCGTGGGGAGTGGAACAAACTGTGTAGAACAGAGCTTAATAGCCTGCTCCTCATCTCCGCTTCGGACATCGATAAAAGGCGCCATGAGGCGGTCGATCTGAGCGACTATAGACTCGCGAAGGTCAGAGTCACCGTGGTGATGCTTCCGCGACAGTAGACCATGTAGAAAGCGACCGTATTTCTCAACAATCAGGTCCGCAACGGCCTGCCAGTTCACCGAGCGGTCATTCGCATCATGCGTCAGCACTAATTGCGTCAAATTATCACGGATGGGCTGTAACTCTTCGCTGGACAAGTGTGCCAAACGCGGCAGCTTGCTATCGCCAGTGAACAAGTCAAGATCGTAGCTATAAGCCGTGACAAAATGATCGTAGTGCACTCGAACGCGCTCACCCCCAATACCATGAAACCGAGACGTGACGGCTCTGAGAAGCTCACCAGGCTTGCCCTtcggctttcctttcccaccCTTGTTTGGTCCACCTTTAAAACCAGGGTGTCTGACCTGGGTCACCTGCACAGGTACCAGGTTCACCTCAGGATCACATAGAATGATCTCAAAGCCAGCAGCCATACGAATAACACCATCAACCCGTCCCTCCCACTCCGTCTGCGCAATACGACAAACAGCCTTGGCCCGCTGATCTTCCATCCCTACCCCACCATGCAGGGTATCATTGAACAAGATCCGATCCTGGGAATCCAAAGTACCAATCCGCGATTTTCCCGCAGAGGTACCATCAATATAAACAAGACGCAACTCCTTGGCAGTTAGGAACGTATGCAGGAAGCCTGAATCATCCGCAGGCGAATCCTCTGCCGCCATGGTATGCTGCAGATGCTGGTCCGAAGGCATAGACGGAGACGGTCGTCGAGACGGACGAGCAAAGACCATCGCATGATCAGGTTCAAAGGCCATCCACCCGATCTTCTCGATAGGGTCTGACCGGGCGTTTCCGTGATAGAGTTGGATGCCTTCGGGGACGGCGGCCAGGAAGAATGACATGCCATTGTGATGAAGTGATGAGCCCCACAGGCGCATTGAAGCATGGATAGCGTTGAAGATGTGGTTTGCATTGTGCATGGCAGCACTGCCGGTGAGAAAGAGTGCTAAGGTTGAGAGTATTTTGTTTGCATGCATGAGGGTGATGGAAGTGAATTACTTGTATAGTGTGCTTGGGGTTGATGGTATGGGTCATAAGTAGGGGTATTTAATGGTGCAGGAATGCCTTATAGAAGCTTGTACATCACTACTGATAGCCTCTTTCCATGGTCGAACCGTGGAAGTCCTTAACGCCGAGCTCGGGATCAGATTCGgatatagaaaaagaagccaCTAATCCATTTAcagtaaaatagatatacATCATGATAACGAGCATATTTCTGCAAGTTGGCTTGGCACTAATCATGTCTGAAAAAATAGGATTTCATACTAGGCCTCAATAGGCTAGTCAATAGCTTAAATAGGTAAGATACAGCTGACTAAGTCAGAGCTTGTCTGGTCTAAGGCTAATGTCGCTTGTCATGATTTATATGATATTAGtgagattataatatttagacACAGTTTGACTATTCCCtatcttaatattaagaaCCCATCCTTTTGTCAAGAATAGTCAAGACATGATCTATTCTCCATTGGGCTCCCTATACACATGAGTCCAAGCCACTATGCGGTGAAGTAGTCAGCGGTACTGTGTACAACTTGTAGACAGCCACAAATATAGAAAGACACAAGCctagtttttatttatcttctgTCCAGATATTCCTCACAATCAGTCAACTGACAGCTAATGCTTTCGATGAATATTGGCATTAAGCCATTCAAGACCTTCTTCGAGACCATCGCCAGTAGTAGCGCAGGTATTCTGGATATACTAAACATGGATGATATTTTACGCCACGCAGTGAGAGGTGGTTGGAGGTCTATTTGGTATAAACTTACCCAATTGCGGTGTGTAAGACCTGAAAGACTAAGATGGCTGGTGATCTCAGCCGTGTTCATAGCACCCTAAAATGAGTTTCTATCAATATCTGTGTCGACTGTTATATATCCCATGAAAGGAATGTTTCATACAGAAATGTCGTTTTTGTTAGACATAACAAGTAGGGTAGCATCCCTGAAGTCGTCTTTATTCAGCAAGCGTTGCAATTCTTCCCGAGCATCGCTAATAAGCTCGCGATCACTACTATTCAACTACAAAAATAATTCCTTCAATATCGAAAGATTATTTCCCCAGCGACGAGGAACATCCCACGAAATCAGTTCCATATCGTCGTACTGGATACTATCGCCATTATGCCCTGTGATGTTACCATGTTTGAGATTGATTTCGAATGCATAGCATTTTAGAGAAATAGGAAGTTAGTTAATACTCACCATCATGGAAGATGTCTTCTGACAACTCATTCAGAATAGTGGTCTTTCCGGCACCCTCTAGGCCAAGTACTTGTCAAAGAATAGGAACAGAGTATTGTAGTCTACTTGAAAAGAGTCTTCTATGTAAGTGCATATATTTTTGTTGTGTTTCTTACCCCGCCTCAGGCTTGCTTGCTGCGGGGATGTCGGATTTATCAAGCTGCGCTAGCCTGTTATGGGTGATACGAGTAGATCATATATCATTTTGACCGTTTTGTAGATTTAGGCTGCCGCAAAGGCTCATAATTACATCAAGGCAACCAAGGTGAGTGCTATAAGAAGGACTAACACCCACAGTTTTGTTGATTCCATTTCTAAAGTGCAATCTTATGACCCACTGAGGCGCAAATGACTACTCCAGActattctttcttccccaagTGGGATCCTGTTCCCGATGAATGGTTTGAAGCTCCAATTCGCCCTTATGACGGCAAAAGTGAAGAGCACAAACAGATGCTTACCGAAGAACTTGCTATCCTCAAGGCATTTTATCATGGTGTAATGACTGCTGAGGAAGCTGCGTACGCGATAACTCGACCAATCTCAACCTCGTCAATACCGGTCCTCAACACCTACTCGGATGAATGTATTGCTCTCTTTATGCTCTGGAGACAAATTGTGAATGCTTGCGAAGAGTGGCCGGCTTCTCGCATCCCTGACCTCGTCGCACTTCTAAGTGCGATATCCAAAATTCCCGATCACATTCACCGTGGTGAAGCCAcggatgacgaagatgagggGCCCTTGGGATGGGATATCCTCCCTTATTTTGCTGCGGAGTGGAGAGATGCTCATTGGAGGATACCGATGAATATTCTTCAGGATTATCCGGACACGGCGGCAAGACTCCGCGAACGGGGACTATATATCAGAGCTCAAGAGGTTGAGTCACAACTTGTTGCAGCTGGCATATGGGATTTATGGAGAGCGATAAATTACGTGATATGGACGCTGGAG
This DNA window, taken from Aspergillus flavus chromosome 5, complete sequence, encodes the following:
- a CDS encoding ADP-ribosylation factor family-domain-containing protein; translation: LNSSDRELISDAREELQRLLNKDDFRDATLLVMSNKNDISGAMNTAEITSHLSLSGLTHRNWYIQNTCATTGDGLEEGLEWLNANIHRKH